Proteins from one Mycolicibacter virginiensis genomic window:
- the arsC gene encoding arsenate reductase (glutaredoxin) (This arsenate reductase requires both glutathione and glutaredoxin to convert arsenate to arsenite, after which the efflux transporter formed by ArsA and ArsB can extrude the arsenite from the cell, providing resistance.) encodes MTDAVVYHNPRCSTSRKTVELLRENGIEPTVVEYLKTPPSRAELAEMISAAGIGVRDAVRTGEAVYAELNLADASDDELLDAMAANPILIQRPFVVTGNGTRLARPIDAVREIL; translated from the coding sequence ATGACCGACGCGGTGGTCTATCACAACCCGCGCTGTTCGACCTCACGCAAGACGGTGGAGCTGCTGCGCGAGAACGGTATCGAGCCGACGGTCGTGGAGTATCTGAAGACCCCGCCGTCACGTGCGGAGCTGGCGGAGATGATCAGCGCCGCCGGGATCGGTGTGCGCGACGCGGTGCGTACCGGCGAGGCGGTGTACGCCGAGCTGAACCTGGCCGATGCATCCGATGACGAACTGCTTGACGCGATGGCCGCCAACCCGATCCTGATCCAGCGGCCGTTCGTCGTCACCGGTAACGGCACCCGGTTGGCTCGTCCGATTGACGCGGTCCGCGAGATCCTGTGA
- a CDS encoding ribose-phosphate diphosphokinase: protein MSHDWTDNRKNLMLFAGRAHPELADQVAKELDVPVTAQTARDFANGEIFVRFDESVRGCDAFVLQSHPAPLNQHLMEQLIMIDALKRGSAKRITAILPFYPYARQDKKHRGREPISARLVADLLKTAGADRIVTVDLHTDQIQGFFDGPVDHMRAQPLLCGYIRDNYLNNGKDVVVVSPDSGRVRVAEKWADSLGGVPLAFIHKTRDPRVPNQVKANRVVGEVAGKTCVITDDMIDTGGTIAGAVGLLREAGAVDVVIAATHGVLSNPASERLAACGASEVIVTNTLPITEDKQFPALTVLSIAPLLASTIRAVFENGSVTGLFDGDA from the coding sequence GTGAGCCACGACTGGACAGACAATCGCAAAAACCTGATGCTCTTCGCTGGTCGTGCGCACCCGGAGCTGGCTGATCAGGTCGCCAAGGAACTGGACGTCCCGGTTACCGCGCAGACCGCCCGAGACTTTGCCAACGGCGAGATCTTCGTGCGCTTCGACGAATCGGTGCGTGGCTGCGACGCCTTCGTGCTGCAGTCTCACCCGGCGCCACTGAACCAGCACCTGATGGAACAGCTGATCATGATCGACGCGCTCAAGCGGGGCAGCGCCAAGCGGATCACCGCCATCCTGCCGTTCTACCCGTATGCCCGCCAGGACAAGAAGCACCGCGGCCGCGAACCGATCTCGGCCCGGCTGGTCGCCGACCTGCTCAAGACGGCCGGCGCCGACCGGATCGTCACGGTGGACCTGCACACCGACCAGATCCAGGGCTTCTTCGACGGCCCGGTCGACCACATGCGGGCCCAGCCGCTGCTGTGTGGCTACATCCGGGACAACTACCTCAACAACGGCAAGGACGTCGTGGTGGTCTCCCCCGACTCCGGCCGGGTGCGGGTCGCCGAGAAATGGGCCGACTCGCTGGGCGGCGTGCCGCTGGCCTTCATTCACAAGACCCGTGATCCGCGGGTGCCCAACCAGGTCAAAGCCAACCGGGTGGTCGGCGAGGTCGCCGGCAAGACCTGTGTGATCACCGACGACATGATCGACACCGGCGGCACCATCGCCGGGGCGGTCGGCCTGCTGCGCGAAGCGGGGGCAGTGGATGTGGTGATCGCCGCCACCCACGGCGTGCTGTCCAACCCGGCATCCGAGCGGTTGGCGGCCTGCGGCGCCAGCGAGGTGATCGTCACCAACACGCTGCCGATCACCGAGGACAAGCAGTTCCCGGCGCTGACCGTGCTGTCGATCGCTCCGCTGCTGGCCAGCACCATCCGGGCTGTGTTCGAAAACGGCTCAGTCACCGGGCTATTCGATGGGGACGCCTGA
- the glmU gene encoding bifunctional UDP-N-acetylglucosamine diphosphorylase/glucosamine-1-phosphate N-acetyltransferase GlmU codes for MSTHKHAPPRSGDGPAAGQDAVIVLAAGAGTRMVSDTPKVLHQLGGRSMLAHCLQAAAGVGPRQLVVVLGHAHERITGAVTELAETLDCRIDVALQDQQLGTGHAVLCGLSALPDDFTGTVVVTSGDIPLLDTATLQALIDTHRTAPAAVTVLTTTLADPTGYGRILHTQDGEVTAIVEQADATESQREIREVNAGVYAFDIAELRSALGRLGSDNAQHELYLTDVIGIVRGDGQVVHARHVDDAALVAGVNDRVQLSDLAAELNRRLVATHQRAGVTIVDPTTTWIDVDVTIGRDTTVAPGTQLLGRTVIGTHCTIGPDTTLSDVTVGDGASVIRSHAESSSIGAGATVGPFTYLRPGTALGADGKLGAFVETKNSTIGTGTKVPHLTYVGDADIGDHSNIGASSVFVNYDGQTKRRTTVGSHVRTGSDTMFVAPVTIGDGAYTGAGTVVRHDVPPGALAVSAGPQRNIENWVQRKRPGSQAASAAESANNAEEADQTPPDLTS; via the coding sequence GTGTCGACGCACAAACACGCTCCCCCGCGGTCAGGAGACGGCCCCGCGGCCGGCCAGGACGCCGTCATCGTCTTGGCGGCCGGAGCCGGCACCCGGATGGTCTCCGACACCCCTAAAGTGCTGCATCAGCTCGGCGGGCGCAGCATGTTAGCGCACTGCCTGCAGGCGGCCGCCGGGGTCGGGCCCCGCCAGCTGGTGGTGGTGTTGGGCCACGCCCACGAGCGCATCACTGGAGCGGTCACCGAGCTGGCGGAAACCCTGGACTGCCGCATCGACGTCGCGCTGCAGGACCAGCAGCTGGGCACCGGGCATGCGGTGCTGTGCGGCCTCTCGGCCCTGCCGGACGACTTCACCGGCACCGTCGTCGTCACCTCCGGCGACATTCCGCTGCTGGACACCGCGACACTGCAGGCACTGATCGACACCCACCGCACCGCCCCGGCCGCGGTCACCGTGCTGACCACCACCCTGGCCGACCCCACCGGCTACGGCCGCATCCTGCACACCCAAGACGGTGAGGTCACCGCGATCGTCGAACAGGCCGACGCCACCGAATCGCAGCGGGAGATCCGCGAGGTCAACGCCGGGGTGTACGCCTTCGACATCGCCGAGCTGCGTTCCGCCCTGGGCCGGCTGGGCTCGGACAACGCCCAGCACGAGCTGTACCTCACCGACGTGATCGGCATCGTCCGCGGCGACGGCCAGGTGGTGCATGCACGCCACGTGGACGACGCCGCCCTGGTGGCCGGCGTCAACGATCGCGTGCAACTGTCCGACCTGGCCGCCGAACTCAACCGCCGCCTGGTGGCCACTCACCAGCGGGCTGGAGTCACCATCGTCGACCCCACCACCACCTGGATCGACGTGGACGTGACCATCGGGCGCGACACCACCGTCGCACCCGGAACTCAGCTGCTCGGCCGCACCGTCATCGGCACGCACTGCACGATCGGGCCCGACACCACCTTGAGCGACGTCACGGTGGGCGACGGGGCGTCGGTCATCCGCAGCCACGCCGAATCTTCGTCGATCGGCGCTGGGGCGACGGTCGGGCCGTTCACCTATCTGCGTCCCGGAACCGCGCTGGGCGCCGACGGCAAGCTGGGCGCGTTCGTCGAGACCAAGAACTCCACCATCGGCACCGGGACCAAGGTTCCGCACCTGACCTACGTCGGCGACGCCGACATCGGCGACCACAGCAACATCGGCGCCTCCAGCGTGTTCGTCAACTACGACGGCCAGACCAAACGGCGGACCACGGTCGGCTCGCACGTGCGCACCGGCTCGGACACCATGTTCGTCGCACCGGTCACCATCGGCGACGGCGCCTACACCGGCGCCGGGACCGTGGTGCGCCATGATGTGCCGCCGGGCGCACTGGCGGTCTCGGCCGGCCCGCAACGCAACATCGAGAACTGGGTGCAGCGCAAGCGGCCCGGCAGCCAGGCCGCTTCGGCGGCCGAGTCGGCGAATAACGCCGAAGAAGCCGACCAGACTCCACCCGATCTGACATCGTGA
- a CDS encoding TetR/AcrR family transcriptional regulator: MTGSERRHQLIDVARSLFAERGYEGTSIEEIAQRANVSKPVVYEHFGGKEGLYAVVVDREMSALLDGITTSLTKATNNQSRLRVERVALALLTYVDEHTDGFRILIRDSPASISSGTYSTLLNDAIGQVSSILAGDFAKRGLDPETAPLYAQALVGSVSMTAQWWLDVREPKKEVVAAHLVNLCWNGLTHLESDPTLHDE, from the coding sequence ATGACAGGTAGCGAACGCCGTCACCAACTCATCGATGTCGCCCGCTCGCTGTTCGCCGAACGCGGGTATGAGGGCACGTCCATCGAGGAGATCGCGCAGCGGGCCAATGTGTCCAAGCCGGTGGTCTATGAGCACTTCGGGGGCAAAGAGGGGCTCTACGCCGTGGTCGTCGACCGCGAGATGTCGGCATTGCTGGACGGCATCACCACGTCATTGACCAAGGCGACCAACAATCAGTCCCGGTTGCGGGTGGAGCGCGTCGCGCTGGCATTGCTGACCTATGTCGACGAGCACACCGACGGATTCCGCATCCTGATCCGCGACTCGCCGGCGTCGATCAGCTCCGGCACCTACTCGACCTTGCTCAACGACGCGATCGGCCAGGTGTCGTCGATTCTGGCCGGCGACTTCGCCAAGCGCGGTCTGGACCCGGAGACGGCGCCGCTGTATGCCCAGGCGTTGGTCGGTTCGGTGTCGATGACGGCGCAGTGGTGGCTAGACGTACGCGAACCCAAGAAGGAAGTGGTGGCCGCGCACCTGGTCAACCTGTGTTGGAACGGACTGACTCACCTGGAGTCCGACCCGACCCTGCACGACGAATAA
- the mfd gene encoding transcription-repair coupling factor, which yields MTAPGYQTVQNPIAGLVDLALTAPAFAELIERAGDPPAELALVGPVGARPFTAAALARTGALLVVTATGHEADDLTAELRGVYGDTVALFPSWETLPHERLSPGVDTVGARLLLLRRLAQPDDARLGPPLRVVVTTARSLLQPMTGQLDAIEPVMLAVGDEIPFEAVIARLVELAYTRVDLVGKRGEFAVRGGILDLFPPTAEHPVRIEFWGDEVTEIRPFSVADQRSIPEVEVGTVVAVACRELLLTDDVRARAAELARDQPHTENAVLGTVGEMLSKLAEGIPVDGMEALGPVLRPGPQALLTDQLRPGTPVLVCDPEKIRARAADLIKTGREFLEASWSVAAIGGDAPIDIEALGGSGFREFAQVRQAALDTGHPWWTLSQLPDPDATELDVRPSPSARGRQRDIDEVFAMLRAHIATGGRAAVVAPGVGTARRIVEQLAESETAATLLDAGATPQPGVVGVLKGPLHEGLVIPGANLVVVTEADLTGNRVSGPEGKRLAAKRRNAVDPLALTAGDLVVHDQHGIGKFVEMTERTVGGARREYLVLEYASGKRGANGTDKLYVPMDSLDQLSRYVGGQAPALSRLGGSDWSQTKTKARKAVREIADELVALYAKRQAAPGHAFAPDTPWQAEMEDAFGFTETMDQLTAISEVKADMEKPVPMDRVICGDVGYGKTEIAVRAAFKAVQDGKQVAVLVPTTLLADQHLQTFSTRMAGFPVTVKGLSRFTDAQESKATVNGLADGSVDVVIGTHRLLQTGVRWKDLGLVIVDEEQRFGVEHKEHIKALRTHVDVLTMSATPIPRTLEMSLAGIREMSTILTPPEDRYPVLTYVGGHDDKQVAAALRRELLRDGQVFYVHNRVSSIDAAAARVRGLVPEARVVVAHGQMPEEMLETTVQGFWNREYDILVCTTIIETGLDISNANTLIVERADTFGLSQLHQLRGRVGRSRERGYAYFLYPKESPLTETAHDRLATIAQNNELGAGMAVAMKDLEIRGAGNVLGVEQSGHVAGVGFDLYVRLVGEAVEAYRAAFNGETITTEEVKDVRIDLPVDAHLPPEYINSDRLRLEAYRRLAAAPDDRAVSAVVEELSDRYGPLPEPAGRLVAVARLRLLCRAAGITEVSAASATTLRLAPMTLPDSAQLRLKRMHPSASYRATTATVQVPIPRAGGAGAPVGAPRIRDVELVQMVADLISALDGKPQGLIDVTGAVPAVR from the coding sequence ATGACCGCACCGGGGTACCAGACTGTCCAAAACCCGATTGCGGGGCTCGTAGACCTGGCGTTGACCGCGCCGGCTTTCGCCGAACTCATCGAGCGTGCGGGCGATCCGCCCGCCGAACTGGCGCTGGTGGGTCCGGTCGGTGCCCGGCCCTTCACCGCCGCCGCGCTGGCCCGCACCGGCGCGCTGTTGGTGGTCACCGCCACCGGCCACGAGGCAGACGACCTGACCGCGGAGCTGCGCGGCGTCTACGGCGACACGGTGGCCCTGTTCCCCTCCTGGGAGACGTTGCCGCACGAGCGGCTCTCGCCCGGGGTGGACACCGTCGGCGCCCGCCTGCTGCTGCTGCGCCGGCTGGCCCAGCCCGACGACGCCCGCCTGGGGCCGCCCCTGCGAGTGGTGGTGACCACGGCCCGGTCGCTGCTGCAGCCGATGACCGGCCAGCTGGACGCGATCGAACCGGTCATGCTGGCCGTCGGTGACGAGATCCCGTTCGAGGCGGTGATCGCCCGGCTGGTCGAGCTGGCCTACACCCGGGTGGACCTGGTCGGCAAGCGCGGCGAGTTCGCGGTCCGCGGCGGCATCCTCGATCTGTTCCCGCCGACCGCCGAACATCCGGTGCGCATCGAGTTCTGGGGCGACGAGGTCACCGAGATCCGGCCGTTCTCGGTGGCCGACCAGCGCTCCATCCCCGAAGTCGAGGTCGGCACCGTGGTCGCGGTGGCCTGTCGGGAGCTGCTGCTCACCGACGATGTGCGAGCGCGCGCGGCCGAGCTGGCCCGCGATCAGCCGCACACCGAGAACGCCGTCTTGGGCACCGTCGGCGAGATGCTGTCCAAGCTGGCCGAGGGCATCCCGGTCGACGGCATGGAGGCGCTGGGCCCGGTGCTGCGGCCCGGCCCGCAGGCGCTGCTGACCGACCAGCTGCGCCCGGGCACGCCGGTGTTGGTCTGCGATCCGGAGAAGATCCGCGCTCGTGCCGCCGACCTGATCAAGACCGGACGCGAATTCCTGGAGGCGTCCTGGTCGGTCGCCGCGATCGGCGGCGACGCCCCGATCGACATCGAAGCGCTCGGCGGGTCGGGATTTCGTGAGTTCGCGCAGGTGCGCCAGGCGGCGCTCGACACCGGGCATCCGTGGTGGACGCTGAGCCAGCTGCCCGACCCGGACGCTACCGAACTCGACGTGCGTCCGTCGCCGTCGGCGCGCGGCCGGCAGCGCGACATCGACGAGGTCTTCGCCATGCTGCGGGCGCACATCGCGACCGGCGGACGGGCGGCGGTAGTCGCCCCCGGCGTCGGCACGGCCCGCCGGATCGTCGAGCAGTTGGCCGAATCCGAGACTGCGGCAACGCTGTTGGATGCGGGCGCCACCCCGCAGCCCGGGGTGGTCGGGGTACTCAAGGGCCCGCTGCACGAGGGCCTGGTCATCCCCGGCGCCAACCTGGTGGTGGTGACCGAGGCCGACCTGACCGGCAACCGGGTCAGCGGGCCGGAAGGCAAGCGGTTGGCGGCCAAGCGCCGCAACGCCGTCGACCCGCTGGCACTGACCGCCGGCGACCTGGTGGTGCACGACCAGCACGGTATCGGCAAGTTCGTGGAGATGACCGAGCGCACCGTCGGCGGGGCGCGACGCGAATACCTGGTGCTGGAGTACGCATCTGGCAAGCGCGGCGCCAACGGTACCGACAAGCTGTACGTGCCGATGGACTCGCTGGATCAGCTGTCCCGCTACGTGGGCGGGCAGGCACCGGCGCTAAGCCGCCTGGGCGGCAGCGACTGGAGCCAGACCAAGACCAAGGCCCGTAAAGCGGTCCGTGAGATCGCCGACGAACTCGTCGCGCTCTACGCCAAACGTCAGGCCGCGCCCGGCCACGCGTTCGCCCCGGACACCCCGTGGCAGGCCGAGATGGAAGACGCGTTCGGGTTCACCGAGACCATGGACCAGCTCACCGCGATCAGCGAGGTCAAGGCCGACATGGAAAAGCCGGTTCCGATGGACCGGGTGATCTGCGGCGACGTCGGCTACGGCAAGACCGAGATCGCGGTGCGCGCGGCATTCAAAGCGGTTCAGGACGGTAAACAGGTCGCGGTGCTGGTGCCCACCACACTGCTGGCCGACCAGCACCTGCAGACCTTCAGCACCCGGATGGCCGGCTTCCCGGTCACCGTCAAGGGACTGTCACGGTTCACCGACGCACAAGAGTCCAAGGCGACGGTCAACGGCCTGGCCGACGGCTCCGTCGACGTGGTGATCGGCACCCACCGGCTGCTGCAGACCGGGGTGCGCTGGAAGGACCTCGGCCTGGTGATCGTCGACGAAGAACAGCGGTTCGGCGTCGAGCACAAGGAACACATCAAGGCCCTGCGCACCCACGTTGACGTGCTCACCATGAGCGCCACCCCGATTCCGCGCACCCTCGAGATGAGCCTGGCCGGCATCCGGGAGATGTCGACGATCCTCACCCCGCCCGAAGACCGCTATCCCGTGCTGACCTACGTCGGCGGCCACGATGACAAGCAGGTCGCGGCCGCACTGCGCCGCGAGCTGCTGCGTGACGGCCAAGTGTTCTACGTGCACAACCGGGTCAGCTCCATCGACGCGGCCGCCGCCCGGGTGCGCGGCCTGGTGCCCGAGGCCCGGGTGGTCGTCGCGCACGGCCAGATGCCCGAAGAAATGCTGGAAACCACGGTCCAGGGCTTCTGGAACCGGGAATACGACATCCTCGTGTGCACCACCATCATCGAGACCGGCCTGGACATCTCCAACGCCAACACCTTGATCGTCGAACGCGCTGACACCTTCGGGCTCTCCCAGCTGCACCAGCTGCGGGGCCGGGTGGGACGCAGCCGGGAACGCGGCTACGCCTACTTCCTCTACCCGAAGGAGAGCCCGCTGACCGAGACCGCCCACGACCGGCTGGCCACCATCGCCCAGAACAACGAGTTGGGCGCCGGTATGGCGGTGGCGATGAAAGACCTGGAGATTCGCGGCGCCGGCAACGTGCTGGGAGTGGAGCAGTCCGGGCACGTCGCGGGGGTGGGCTTCGACCTGTATGTGCGGCTGGTCGGCGAGGCCGTAGAAGCATATAGAGCGGCCTTCAACGGCGAGACCATCACCACCGAAGAGGTCAAGGACGTCCGGATCGACCTGCCGGTCGACGCCCACCTGCCGCCGGAGTACATCAACTCCGACCGGTTGCGGCTGGAGGCCTACCGCCGGTTGGCCGCTGCCCCCGATGATCGGGCGGTCAGCGCCGTCGTTGAAGAACTATCCGACCGCTACGGACCGCTTCCCGAGCCGGCCGGCCGGCTGGTGGCGGTGGCCCGGCTGCGGCTGCTGTGCCGCGCCGCCGGGATCACCGAGGTGTCCGCGGCGTCGGCGACGACGCTGCGGCTGGCCCCGATGACGCTGCCGGACTCCGCCCAGTTGCGGCTCAAGCGGATGCATCCGTCGGCCAGTTACCGCGCCACCACTGCCACGGTGCAGGTGCCGATCCCGCGTGCCGGCGGTGCCGGCGCGCCCGTCGGTGCGCCCCGTATCCGCGACGTCGAACTCGTCCAAATGGTGGCCGATCTGATCTCGGCACTGGACGGCAAGCCGCAGGGCCTTATCGACGTCACCGGCGCGGTGCCCGCAGTACGGTAA
- a CDS encoding nucleoside triphosphate pyrophosphohydrolase: MTVVLVDPRRPSLVPVEALALLAGEIVYTEELPIVVPWSLPAARSVLSGVEAPVLLSSDRNHPDVVARLEAGEALIAVPDAPPGERLIDAVAIMDRLRTTGPWESEQTHDSLRRFLLEETYELFDAVRSGDADELCAELGDVLLQVLFHARIAEDALENAFGIDDVADSLLRKLSNRAPAVLAGEEISLAEQVAQWEERKALEKAAIKLRESILDDVPTAQPALALAQKVLQRLARAGVPADLIPETVTTVTVAADIDAENDLRAAVLELMDTVRAVERAVIGEPTEEQWRAHWPQP, translated from the coding sequence ATGACCGTCGTCCTGGTCGACCCCCGCCGGCCCTCGCTTGTCCCGGTCGAAGCCCTCGCGCTGCTCGCCGGTGAGATCGTCTACACCGAGGAACTACCGATCGTGGTGCCGTGGTCGTTGCCGGCGGCACGATCGGTGCTCTCCGGCGTTGAAGCCCCGGTGCTGCTGTCTTCGGACCGCAACCATCCCGACGTGGTCGCTCGCCTGGAGGCCGGGGAGGCGCTGATCGCGGTGCCGGACGCGCCACCGGGGGAGCGGCTGATCGACGCGGTCGCGATCATGGACCGGCTGCGCACTACCGGCCCGTGGGAGAGCGAGCAGACCCACGACTCGCTGCGCCGGTTTCTGCTTGAGGAGACCTACGAACTGTTCGACGCGGTCCGCAGCGGCGATGCCGACGAACTGTGCGCGGAGCTCGGCGACGTGCTCCTGCAGGTGCTGTTCCACGCCCGCATCGCGGAGGATGCGCTGGAGAACGCGTTCGGTATCGACGACGTCGCGGATTCACTGCTGCGCAAGCTGAGCAATCGGGCGCCCGCGGTGCTCGCCGGCGAGGAGATCTCACTGGCCGAGCAGGTGGCGCAGTGGGAAGAGCGCAAAGCTCTAGAGAAAGCAGCGATCAAGCTCAGGGAATCGATTCTCGACGATGTGCCGACCGCGCAGCCGGCCTTGGCATTGGCTCAAAAGGTGCTGCAACGGCTCGCCCGCGCCGGCGTGCCGGCAGATCTGATCCCCGAGACGGTCACCACCGTCACGGTGGCCGCCGACATCGATGCCGAAAACGACTTGCGGGCAGCGGTTTTGGAACTCATGGACACCGTCCGGGCGGTGGAAAGGGCGGTCATCGGCGAGCCCACCGAAGAGCAGTGGCGCGCCCACTGGCCGCAGCCCTAG
- a CDS encoding PPE family protein has product MTAPVWLASPPEVHSALLSAGPGPGPLLESASAYSAMSAEYAEVAAELDAVLAGVQGAWQGPSAQQYAAAHAPYLSWLAESAAKSTAAAGLHQTAAAAYTAALAGMPTLAELATNHAVHATLVATNFFGINTVPIALNEADYARMWVQAAEMMTVYQSVAGAALASVPAPTPAPPIVAPGAAEAAAAPSWEQQLKDLITQFNMGFADPIAKWLWAQLGVDGYPIEAFPFASSVTQMLLGIPGMSPILAGALGWFTFHTLMLLWPLGQMAVMMAIPIVMAAAPALAAAAGLGALGAIGAVGLDQPVEPTPPMPVGGSVGAPVAAAAPVPAGAEACACADPISSAGPTAPATAGAGMPAGGGAGGGPGVGFGPTSCLYLVSGVSSSARSSSGARRSRSADEEASESQGAPGEATAQALAAKRRQRQRAKQRGFGDEYMDMNIGVTPEWDGPAGAASASDSGAGPLGFAGTAAGTSRQASGIAVLSGEGLDTEPRVPMLPGSWGEVSDSQR; this is encoded by the coding sequence ATGACCGCACCGGTCTGGCTGGCGTCGCCGCCGGAGGTGCATTCGGCGCTGCTGAGCGCCGGTCCCGGACCCGGTCCGCTGCTGGAGTCGGCGTCGGCGTACTCGGCGATGAGCGCGGAATACGCCGAGGTGGCCGCCGAACTCGACGCGGTACTGGCCGGAGTGCAGGGCGCCTGGCAGGGCCCCAGCGCCCAGCAGTACGCGGCCGCGCACGCCCCCTATCTGAGCTGGCTGGCCGAGAGCGCCGCCAAGAGCACCGCCGCTGCCGGCCTGCACCAGACCGCGGCCGCGGCCTACACCGCCGCGCTGGCCGGTATGCCCACCCTGGCAGAGCTGGCCACCAATCACGCGGTGCACGCCACGCTGGTGGCGACGAACTTCTTCGGCATCAACACCGTCCCGATCGCGCTGAACGAAGCCGATTACGCCCGCATGTGGGTGCAGGCCGCGGAGATGATGACCGTCTACCAGAGCGTCGCGGGAGCGGCGCTGGCCTCGGTTCCGGCTCCGACGCCCGCGCCGCCGATCGTGGCCCCGGGGGCTGCCGAGGCCGCTGCCGCCCCCAGTTGGGAACAGCAGCTCAAGGACCTGATCACGCAGTTCAACATGGGTTTTGCGGACCCGATCGCCAAGTGGTTGTGGGCGCAGTTGGGTGTCGACGGATATCCGATCGAGGCGTTTCCGTTTGCCAGCTCGGTCACCCAGATGCTGCTGGGGATCCCGGGGATGTCCCCGATTCTGGCCGGGGCCCTGGGCTGGTTCACCTTTCACACCCTGATGCTGTTGTGGCCGCTGGGCCAGATGGCAGTAATGATGGCGATCCCGATCGTGATGGCCGCGGCGCCCGCCCTCGCCGCGGCCGCCGGGCTCGGCGCGCTGGGCGCGATCGGTGCGGTCGGGCTCGACCAGCCGGTCGAGCCGACCCCGCCGATGCCGGTGGGCGGCAGTGTCGGCGCTCCGGTCGCCGCGGCTGCCCCGGTGCCCGCGGGAGCCGAGGCGTGCGCCTGCGCGGATCCGATCTCCTCCGCCGGCCCCACTGCTCCGGCCACTGCGGGTGCCGGCATGCCGGCCGGCGGCGGGGCTGGGGGCGGACCGGGCGTCGGATTCGGGCCGACCTCTTGCCTGTACCTGGTGAGCGGTGTCTCCTCGTCGGCGCGAAGCTCCAGCGGTGCGCGGCGTTCCCGCAGTGCCGACGAAGAGGCGTCGGAGAGCCAGGGCGCCCCCGGCGAAGCCACGGCGCAGGCACTGGCCGCCAAGCGCCGGCAGCGGCAGCGCGCCAAGCAGCGCGGGTTCGGCGACGAATACATGGATATGAATATCGGTGTGACGCCGGAGTGGGATGGACCGGCGGGCGCGGCCAGCGCCTCGGATTCCGGTGCCGGCCCGCTGGGCTTCGCCGGCACCGCGGCCGGGACCAGCCGTCAGGCTTCCGGGATCGCTGTGCTCAGCGGCGAGGGTCTCGACACCGAGCCGCGGGTCCCGATGCTGCCGGGCAGTTGGGGCGAGGTCTCTGACTCGCAGCGCTAA
- the sigC gene encoding RNA polymerase sigma factor SigC gives MAGADRVQGDSDDAVTALAVAAAAGDARALEAFIKATQHDVWRFVAYLFDGVSADDLTQETFLRAIGAIPRFAGRSSARTWLLAIARRVVADHIRYLKARPRTAPGVDPELLLDRDRPARGFEDVVEVTQLIAGLSPDQREALLLTQLFGLSYSDAAAVCDCPVGTIRSRVARARDALLADPERGELTG, from the coding sequence ATGGCGGGAGCTGACCGGGTCCAAGGCGACTCTGACGATGCTGTCACCGCCCTCGCCGTTGCCGCCGCGGCCGGCGATGCCCGTGCCCTGGAGGCCTTCATCAAGGCCACTCAGCACGACGTCTGGCGATTCGTGGCCTACCTGTTCGACGGTGTCAGTGCTGACGACCTGACCCAGGAGACCTTCCTACGGGCGATCGGCGCGATCCCGCGGTTCGCCGGCCGTTCCAGTGCCCGGACCTGGCTGCTGGCCATCGCGCGGCGGGTGGTGGCCGACCACATTCGCTACCTCAAGGCGCGTCCGCGCACCGCACCGGGCGTCGACCCCGAACTGCTGCTGGACCGCGACCGGCCCGCCCGCGGTTTCGAGGACGTGGTCGAGGTGACCCAGTTGATCGCCGGTCTGTCGCCCGATCAGCGCGAAGCGCTGCTGCTGACCCAGCTGTTCGGGCTGTCCTACTCCGACGCCGCGGCGGTCTGCGACTGCCCGGTCGGCACCATCCGGTCTCGGGTCGCGCGCGCACGTGACGCGCTGCTGGCTGATCCGGAACGCGGTGAGCTGACCGGTTAG